One Myxococcota bacterium DNA segment encodes these proteins:
- a CDS encoding DUF2203 family protein produces MIFRSITLQEANLFLPILKEHISKIHLLVTEGHVLQERILGSLAQLDTTGVPNLSKEAEEARERLKQIELKIRDEMMGIQQYGALVKSIFPARIDFRAERHQQPVFLCWEGGEDEIRHWHPVDESFLTRRGIENPEEFGSTVVH; encoded by the coding sequence ATGATCTTTCGTTCTATCACGCTTCAAGAGGCCAACCTCTTTTTGCCCATATTAAAAGAACATATCTCCAAAATACATCTTTTGGTGACCGAAGGTCATGTCCTGCAGGAGCGAATTTTAGGAAGTCTAGCTCAGCTGGATACCACCGGGGTGCCAAACTTAAGCAAAGAAGCCGAGGAAGCCAGGGAACGCCTGAAGCAAATTGAGCTTAAAATTCGCGATGAAATGATGGGCATTCAGCAATATGGCGCTTTAGTGAAAAGCATTTTCCCTGCCCGCATCGATTTTAGGGCCGAACGCCATCAACAACCGGTATTTTTATGCTGGGAAGGCGGAGAAGATGAGATCAGACATTGGCATCCGGTCGATGAAAGTTTTTTAACCCGCCGCGGCATTGAAAATCCTGAAGAATTCGGCTCTACAGTAGTCCACTAA
- a CDS encoding MBL fold metallo-hydrolase — translation MTILTGAAPFEGSKFKDSEVQDTKTPWDLAKFIWSKPASDWPKWRELKQLDKPPANVPDKALRATFVNHATVLLQTEGLNILTDPVWSDRVSPVSFAGPKRVHAPGIRFEDLPKINIVLVSHSHYDHLDLPTLQRLETAFQPTFFVGLKVSSILRPKMPQAKIVEMDWDSAYDIGPQQKVHFLKAQHWSARSPFDRNKTLWGAFAVELPGGNIYFAGDTGYGKHFKAAQAKLGSFRLALIPIGAYEPRWFMKYQHMNPADAMQAFHDLNATNAIGIHHGCFPLSYEKYLAPGEEIAKFKDVRFAIPEPGEAKFF, via the coding sequence ATGACAATATTAACGGGCGCAGCTCCTTTTGAAGGATCGAAGTTTAAAGATTCAGAAGTGCAGGATACGAAAACACCCTGGGATTTGGCAAAGTTTATCTGGAGTAAGCCCGCTTCTGACTGGCCGAAATGGCGAGAACTTAAACAACTGGATAAACCGCCCGCAAACGTGCCAGACAAAGCGCTCAGAGCCACTTTTGTTAACCATGCCACCGTGCTGCTGCAAACTGAGGGCTTAAATATTCTGACGGATCCGGTTTGGTCTGATCGGGTGAGCCCGGTCTCATTCGCTGGGCCTAAGCGGGTTCATGCGCCTGGGATTCGATTTGAAGACCTGCCAAAGATAAACATTGTTTTGGTAAGCCATAGCCATTACGACCATTTAGACCTGCCAACCTTGCAACGGCTGGAAACTGCTTTTCAACCGACATTTTTTGTGGGGCTTAAAGTTTCATCCATTCTGCGGCCTAAAATGCCTCAGGCTAAGATCGTTGAGATGGATTGGGACAGCGCTTACGACATTGGCCCGCAACAAAAAGTGCATTTTTTGAAAGCTCAACATTGGTCTGCGCGCAGCCCGTTTGATCGGAACAAGACGCTTTGGGGCGCCTTTGCGGTGGAGCTGCCGGGTGGAAATATCTACTTTGCCGGTGATACGGGTTACGGGAAGCATTTCAAGGCGGCACAGGCCAAGCTTGGTTCTTTTAGGCTAGCGCTCATACCGATTGGCGCGTATGAGCCTCGTTGGTTCATGAAATATCAGCATATGAATCCAGCCGATGCCATGCAGGCTTTTCATGATCTGAATGCTACGAATGCCATCGGCATTCATCATGGCTGCTTTCCGCTGTCGTACGAGAAATACTTGGCGCCAGGCGAAGAGATCGCCAAGTTTAAAGACGTTCGGTTTGCGATCCCTGAGCCCGGTGAAGCTAAATTCTTTTAA
- a CDS encoding alpha/beta fold hydrolase: MSILLLHGFTGHRDDLLPLEIALEQAGHTCHRPNLPGHGTVPADMQGIRAVDWIASARSFDADVIIGLSMGALIGVILAAERPKAKLILLSPAFILQPFGRMGVWAAKQGLLKYFPTFKKYAGSDIEDPIARAASKAYPVVPSHSLPEFDALRMRAIKALPEVSCPIYTFFGAHDHTVDIKASSLFVNRPVILPRSAHILPVDYDHKELIKQCLQILEK; this comes from the coding sequence ATGTCAATTCTTCTATTGCACGGGTTCACAGGCCACCGAGATGATTTGCTGCCACTGGAAATCGCTCTGGAGCAGGCCGGTCATACTTGTCATAGACCCAATTTACCCGGCCACGGCACCGTCCCTGCAGACATGCAGGGCATTCGCGCTGTTGACTGGATTGCCAGCGCGCGTAGCTTTGACGCAGACGTCATTATCGGTCTATCCATGGGGGCCTTGATCGGTGTCATTCTGGCAGCCGAAAGACCTAAAGCGAAACTCATCTTATTATCGCCGGCATTTATCCTACAGCCATTTGGCCGCATGGGCGTGTGGGCTGCAAAACAAGGTCTGCTCAAATATTTTCCAACTTTTAAAAAATACGCTGGAAGTGATATCGAAGATCCCATCGCTCGCGCCGCAAGCAAAGCCTATCCAGTGGTTCCGTCGCATTCCTTGCCCGAATTCGACGCGCTACGCATGCGGGCCATTAAAGCTCTGCCCGAAGTCAGCTGCCCGATTTATACTTTTTTTGGAGCCCACGATCACACCGTGGATATCAAGGCTTCGTCTTTATTCGTAAACCGACCGGTTATTCTGCCGAGGTCTGCGCATATTTTACCTGTCGATTACGATCACAAAGAATTAATTAAGCAATGTCTACAGATCCTAGAAAAATAG
- a CDS encoding tetratricopeptide repeat protein has protein sequence MPSKTLDKNEVIHGLIDVRRQDAIVLLEAGYFLMQLGKKKEAKDIFSGAIALFPHSDVPCIALGNLYLVEGKPDLAIKEHQRALQRVPTSSAAQAHIGEALLFQKKIPEGVQALKKAIEMEPNGPSSKLAKELLRANDLHVFDAA, from the coding sequence ATGCCATCCAAAACTTTAGATAAAAACGAAGTCATCCACGGCCTGATAGATGTCCGCCGCCAAGATGCGATTGTGCTCTTAGAGGCGGGCTATTTTTTAATGCAGCTGGGCAAAAAAAAAGAAGCCAAAGATATTTTTAGCGGCGCCATCGCGCTGTTTCCACATAGCGATGTGCCCTGTATCGCCTTGGGAAATCTCTATCTGGTTGAAGGTAAACCTGATTTGGCCATTAAAGAGCACCAACGCGCCTTGCAGCGTGTCCCCACGAGCTCTGCCGCACAGGCTCACATCGGCGAAGCTTTGCTGTTTCAAAAGAAAATCCCTGAAGGCGTCCAGGCTTTGAAAAAGGCCATTGAGATGGAGCCGAATGGACCGAGTTCGAAGTTAGCCAAGGAGCTCTTGCGCGCGAACGATTTGCATGTTTTTGATGCAGCCTAA